The sequence CCCCCTCCGGTCTCGCCGCCGCACGGCAGCTTCACGGCAAAGAGCTGTCTTTCAACAACTACCTCGACCTCGACGCGGCGATGGGCATCGTTGCGGACTTGGGGGGACACCCACCGGAGAGGGTGTCCCCGCCTGCGGCGGCGATCTTCAAGCACACCAGCCCCTGTGGAGCGGCGACGGCGGCTACCCTTGCCCAGGCCTACCGCGACGCCCTGGCCTGCGATCCGCTGTCCGCTTTCGGCGGCATCATCGGCCTCAACCAGCCGGTGGACGTGGATACCGCGCAGGCCATCCTTGAGGGCATCAAGGAGTACGGATTCATGGAGTGCGTGATCGCTCCCGGCTTCGCGCCCGACGCCTTGGAGGCCCTCAAGACCAAGCGCGACCTGCGGTTGCTCGAAGCGCCGATGACGGGCATTGGCGACCGTTATGACTTCAAGCGCGTCGCCGGCGGGCTGGTGGTACAGGGGATGGACGTCTTTGCCGACGGCGAGCCCGACCTGACTTGCCCCACGAAGAAGAAGATACCCGCCGAACTGGAGCCGACCGCGCGCTTCGCCTGGCGGGTGGCGCGGTGGGTGAAGTCCAACGCGATCGTCATCGCGCGCGACACCCGGACGGTGGGCATCGGCGGCGGCGTGACCAGCCGGGTGGACGCGGCGTGGCTGGCGGTGCGCAAGGCCGGTGAGCGCGCGCGGGGGGCGGTGCTGGCCTCGGACGCGCTTTTCCCCAAACCCGATACCATCGAGGTTGCAGCCCAGGCCGGCGTGGTCGCCATCATCCAGCCCGGCGGCTCGCTTTTACTCGGAGACCAGAAAGCGATTGATCTTTGCAACCGCTTGGGGATTGCCATGGTCTTGACCGGGCGGCGCCACTTCCGCCACTGATCGGCGAACCACGAAGACACTAAGACACCAAGGAAGACAAAGGCCGAATCAACCCTCGGGAATCCCGTCTTCGTGTCTTTGTGCCTTGGTGGTTTAGTTATTCACGAGGAGCTGTTATGAACCGCAGCTTACGCGAAGTTGACCCCGAGATGGCGGATGTCCTGGCCGGCGAGCTCGAGCGCCAGCAAAGCACCTTGGTCATGATCCCCTCGGAGAACTACGCCAGCAAGGCGGTGCTTGACGCCCAGGGCTGCATCATGACCAACAAGTACGCCGAGGGCTACCCCGGCGCGCGCTGGTATCACGGCTGCGAGTTCGTGGACGTTGCCGAGTCGCTGGCGATCGCGCGCGCCAAGGAGCTTTTCGGCGCCGAGCACGCCAACGTCCAGCCCCACACCGGCACCGCGGCCAACATGGCCGCCTACTATGCCCTGCTGGAGCCCGGGGATACCATCCTCGCCATGTCGGTGGACCAGGGCGGCCACCTCACCCACGGCAACAAGCTCAACTTCTCCGGCCGCTACTACCGCATCGCCTTCTACGGCGTTGACCGCCAGTCCGAGCGCCTGGATTACGATGCGATCTTGCACGCCGCGCGCCACGAGCGCCCCAAGCTCATCGTCGTCGGCGCCAGCGCCTACCCGCGGCAGATAGACTTCAAGCGCTGCCGCGCCATCGCCGACGAGGTGGACGCCTACCTGATGGCGGACATCGCCCACATCGTGGGGCTGATCGCCGCCGGGCTGCATCCCGACCCCGTGCCCTACTGCGACATCGTGACCTCGACCACCCACAAGACCCTGCGCGGGCCGCGGGGGGCGTTCATCATGTGCCGGCGCGAGCTGGCGGAGGCGATTGACCGCGCGGTTTTCCCCGGGGTGCAGGCGGGGCCGCTGATGCACGTCATCGCCGCCAAGGCCGTCGCGTTCAGAGAGGCGATGACGGAGAGCTTCCGGGAGTATCAGCGGCAGATCATCGCCAACTGCCAGGCGCTGGCGGAGGAGCTGATGGCGCAAGGTTTCCGGTTGACCACCGGGGGCACCGACAACCACCTCATATTGGTTGACCTGCGCCCACAGACTATCACCGGCAAGGAGGGCGCGGATCTCTTGGAGCAGGCGGGCATCATCGTCAACAAGAACGTCATCCCGTATGACCACCAGCCGCCCGCCATCGCCAGCGGCATCCGCCCCGGCACGCCGGCGCTGACCACGCGCGGGATGAAGGAGCCGCAGATGCGCCGGATCGCGGAGATGATGGGCCGCGTGCTCCACCACCGTCACGACGCCGCGGTGCGCCGCGCCGTGCGCGACGAAGTCCGCGAGTTGTGCGCGGGCTTCCCGGTTTACACGGAGTTGAACTCCGCATAGCCCGCGGCTCGTTCTCGAAAGGGCATGTTTCATTCTGAGCGCCTGCGAAGAATCCCCTACCTCCTATGCAACCCCGATAAGGGATTCCCGCCGTGGGCGTGCAAGCCTCGGCCGCGGAGCTTATCCTAAGTGCGGTCGAGCGGCTTAGTTAGACACTGTCGAAACCGACTCGACCATGCGATACGAGCAGGCGATCGAGTATCTTGAGAGCCTCGTGGATTACGAGCGCACGGCGGCCGTGCGCGTGTGGAACCTCGACCGCATGCGGTTCATGCTGGAGCGCGCGGGGCAGCCGCAGCGCGGCCTGCGGGCGGTGCACATCGCCGGCACCAAGGGCAAGGGCTCCGTCGCCGCCATGATCGCCTCAGTGCTCCGCGCCGCCGGCCTGCGCACGGGTCTCTATACCTCGCCTCACCTGCGGGACTT comes from Armatimonadota bacterium and encodes:
- the purH gene encoding bifunctional phosphoribosylaminoimidazolecarboxamide formyltransferase/IMP cyclohydrolase translates to MSHIKCALVSVSDKAGIVDFVRGLMERGVEILSTGGTARTLAAAGLPVREVADYTGFPEMMDGRVKTLHPKVHGAILARRDVPEDVAAARQHGIELIDMVVVNLYPFRETVAKPGVALPEAVEQIDIGGPSMVRSAAKNHAHVAIVCRPARYDEVLAEMRASNGSLSDATRLRLAVEAFGHTAAYDAAIHTYLSRTAGEIPRGVHPEPTKILRCAQNDIKRRARNDSGGADNAVVCMPDAIIQAWEKRRDLRYGENPHQAGAFYGDTISPPSGLAAARQLHGKELSFNNYLDLDAAMGIVADLGGHPPERVSPPAAAIFKHTSPCGAATAATLAQAYRDALACDPLSAFGGIIGLNQPVDVDTAQAILEGIKEYGFMECVIAPGFAPDALEALKTKRDLRLLEAPMTGIGDRYDFKRVAGGLVVQGMDVFADGEPDLTCPTKKKIPAELEPTARFAWRVARWVKSNAIVIARDTRTVGIGGGVTSRVDAAWLAVRKAGERARGAVLASDALFPKPDTIEVAAQAGVVAIIQPGGSLLLGDQKAIDLCNRLGIAMVLTGRRHFRH
- the glyA gene encoding serine hydroxymethyltransferase, whose product is MNRSLREVDPEMADVLAGELERQQSTLVMIPSENYASKAVLDAQGCIMTNKYAEGYPGARWYHGCEFVDVAESLAIARAKELFGAEHANVQPHTGTAANMAAYYALLEPGDTILAMSVDQGGHLTHGNKLNFSGRYYRIAFYGVDRQSERLDYDAILHAARHERPKLIVVGASAYPRQIDFKRCRAIADEVDAYLMADIAHIVGLIAAGLHPDPVPYCDIVTSTTHKTLRGPRGAFIMCRRELAEAIDRAVFPGVQAGPLMHVIAAKAVAFREAMTESFREYQRQIIANCQALAEELMAQGFRLTTGGTDNHLILVDLRPQTITGKEGADLLEQAGIIVNKNVIPYDHQPPAIASGIRPGTPALTTRGMKEPQMRRIAEMMGRVLHHRHDAAVRRAVRDEVRELCAGFPVYTELNSA